The Alcaligenes aquatilis genome contains the following window.
GCGGCCATTACCCGTAATGGCCGTCCCCATCAGGCGCGCATTATGGGTATCTTGCAAGTAGCCTTTCAAAATACCGTCTTCAATCAAAACCGTACGTTGCGTGGTATTGCCCTCGTCATCCATATTTAAGGAACCACGGCGGTTTTCCAAGGTGCCATCATCAATGACGGTCACGCCTTTAGAGGCCACGCGCTGGCCAATACGGCCCGAGAACAAGCTGCTGCCTCGCCGGTTGAAATCGCCCTCCAAACCATGGCCTACCGCTTCGTGCAGCATGACACCTGGCCAGCCCGGCCCCAGAACCACCGTCATCTGCCCAGCGGGTGCCGGTTTGGCTTGTAGATTGGTCATGGCAGAACGCACAGCCTTGTCCACGTAACTGCGCAGCATATCGTCAGAGAAATAGGACAGGTCAACCCGCCCGCCACCGGCTGCCGAGCCGCGTTCACGACGGCCATTTTGTTCAACAATGACCGACAAGGACAAATGCACCAAGGGACGTACATCGGCTGCCAACCGGCCATCGCTACCAGCGACCAGCACCACATCGTATTCCGCCCCCAGACTGGCCATGACCTGCACCACGCGCGAATCTGCCGCACGCGCCAAAGCATCCAGCCTTCCCAGCAAAGCCACCTTCTCAGGGGCAGGCAAACTGGCGATAGGGTCCGTGCCGGTATACAAGGGGGGGCGCGGTGAATCGGTCGGCACCAAAATGCCGCTTTTACCCGAACCGCCCTGGCGTGCAATCGAACGCACCACACGGGCCGAGGACAGCAACGCCTCGGGACTGAGGGAGTCCGAATAGGCAAACGCGGTTTTCTCGCCGCTTAATGCACGCACACCCACGCCCTGCTCGATTGAAAAGCTGCCGCTTTTGACGATCCCCTCATCCAGCGCCCAGCCTTCGCTACGGGTGTACTGAAAATACAAATCGGCGTAGTCGGCCTGATGGGTGAAGATCTCACCGAGCGCGCCAGACAAATGACTTTCGTCCAGACCCCAGGGGTCAAGCAACAGTCCACGGGCACATTCCAGAGCATTGATAGCCGGATCAACTAACTTCATCGTTTATTCCTACTGACAGATCCCCGGCAAGCCCATGGCTGCAAGGGACGAAAATGGGTACCAATAGACGTGCTGACATCAACTTGGCTTCCGTCCATCTGAGCATTAAAACAGAATGTGCCACCGTATGCGATGCCCACGTACGGATCAGGCCATTTACGCCCCTCCCCCCCTAAATCAGCCGATTGAAGCAATCGGTTCAAATATTCTACTTACGACATTTTCTGATACGGAATTAAAACTATTTAAAAATCCGTCTAATTAGAAATGAACCCATATGGTTTTGGTATAAACCCATTCGGTTTTATGATAACCCCTGATTAGATTAATTAATCAAGAGCCATAGAATCGTCTAATACCCTTAAATAATTACAAAAACCAAACACCTTTTTGATTAAGGGTTTATTTTTTATCCAAACCACTTATCTTTTCAAGAAAATCAAAGTACACTGCTTTCACATGATAAACATGAGCTTGTGCAGGCAGGGTTTATCAGATAACTACAAACATGAAACAGGAATCCTATATGTCAGTCGAAACTTACAGCTCCGCAAAGCAGAAGATCGAAAAAGAGATTCTGCGTCTGCAAAAGCAGATGAAATCCCTTAGAGTTAAACAGCGTCGTCCTGTCATTGCGTCTATCGTCAAGTCCATGCAAGACAACGAGATCACGATTGAAGAAGTTGCTGAAGCTCTGGAAAACTCTGCCCGTCGCGGCGCTGGCGCTAGCTCCAATGGTCCCAAAACCAGCCTGCCTCCCAAATACCGCCACCCCGGCACCCAAGACACCTGGACGGGCCGTGGTCGTCCACCACGCTGGATCATTGATGCAGAAGCCAATGGCCGCAGCCGTGAAGAGTTTCTTATCAAATAAGCTTGGAAACCAAACAAAAGAAAGGGACCGCTTTTCAAGCGGTCCCTTTCTTATTGATCTAAAACCCCTACATAATATCGGGGTTCTAGCGACTCAATCTCGAGGTAATGGATATCGGATATCAATCACTTGTCCATTATTACCGGGAAAACCATCAAATATGGCCTGGGACAAAAAAGGCATCTGCTGGTCCAGATTGTCAGAATGGCTATACGACACAGCGGTGGCGCGATACACTTCCGCGCCCGAGTTTTGATTATCCGTAATAATTACATTTAGATAATTTTTATACATAGTGACAGGAACATTCACTACATTCGGAGAATAAAAGAAACCGCCGCCCCAGCCATCATTTGGCGCATAATAGCCGCGACCAATTCCCCATGCGGATGGGCCATAAAAGCTATCTGCAAATTGCGGCACCCAGCTTTGCTCCTGCGGATTGCCATAATCCATTTGCACCACGAAACGCGCCGATTTCAGATCAGGGGCTTGCACCAGTCCTGTCACCCCAATAGAAGCCCGCACAGAATCAGCAAAAGACTGGTATTGCAAACTGCCGCTTTTGTCTGGCGAGGACTTGATGTAATACGTATCGCCACTGGTGGTGGTGGGCCATTGCTGATAACGCGTCAATTTGGCAGACCAGCTAGGCGCAGCGCAAGCCGTAGTCAACAACGCGAATGCCAGGCCCATCAGGCGTAGGGCGCGCCAGGAAGCCCCTTCAGAAAATAAGCTCATCGTTTCACCTTTGCTTGTTTTTCGCTTGCACGTTCAAGCCCGATTAATGGCAGCGCCACAGCGCTGGCGAACAATTAGTGTACTGCCTGTTTCTGGCGCTCAGTGTGGGCGTTCAAACAACATTACAATAGACCATCTTTTTCGATTGTCGGACCAGGATCACATGCGCACAGACACCTTACCCACGATCTCCCGCCACGATTACCAACCCTACCCCTATCAAATAGAAAAGGTACGGTTGGAATTTGATTTGGCGGCCGAGCAAACCTTGGTTCGTCTGGCTTTTCGAGCCAGCAGCCGGGATGGCCAGATCCGCCCCCTGGTGCTGGATGGCGAAGACATTGAACTCATTGAAATCAGTCTGAATGGCGTCGCCCTGAACGCCCAGGATTACCAGCTTGATGAGCAGGGCCTGACGCTCTCGCCGGCGGCCACAGAGTTTGACGTGGTACTGGTGAGCCGCTGCCGCCCCCAAGAGAACACCATGCTGATGGG
Protein-coding sequences here:
- the tldD gene encoding metalloprotease TldD, which gives rise to MKLVDPAINALECARGLLLDPWGLDESHLSGALGEIFTHQADYADLYFQYTRSEGWALDEGIVKSGSFSIEQGVGVRALSGEKTAFAYSDSLSPEALLSSARVVRSIARQGGSGKSGILVPTDSPRPPLYTGTDPIASLPAPEKVALLGRLDALARAADSRVVQVMASLGAEYDVVLVAGSDGRLAADVRPLVHLSLSVIVEQNGRRERGSAAGGGRVDLSYFSDDMLRSYVDKAVRSAMTNLQAKPAPAGQMTVVLGPGWPGVMLHEAVGHGLEGDFNRRGSSLFSGRIGQRVASKGVTVIDDGTLENRRGSLNMDDEGNTTQRTVLIEDGILKGYLQDTHNARLMGTAITGNGRRESYASLPMPRMTNTFMLGGDKDPQEIIASVKKGLYAVDFGGGQVDITSGKFVFSASEAWVIENGKLMYPVKGATLIGSGPDAMNQISMIGNDMQLDSGVGTCGKEGQSVPVGVGIPTVRMENLTVGGTA
- a CDS encoding H-NS family nucleoid-associated regulatory protein, whose product is MSVETYSSAKQKIEKEILRLQKQMKSLRVKQRRPVIASIVKSMQDNEITIEEVAEALENSARRGAGASSNGPKTSLPPKYRHPGTQDTWTGRGRPPRWIIDAEANGRSREEFLIK
- a CDS encoding DUF4136 domain-containing protein, which encodes MSLFSEGASWRALRLMGLAFALLTTACAAPSWSAKLTRYQQWPTTTSGDTYYIKSSPDKSGSLQYQSFADSVRASIGVTGLVQAPDLKSARFVVQMDYGNPQEQSWVPQFADSFYGPSAWGIGRGYYAPNDGWGGGFFYSPNVVNVPVTMYKNYLNVIITDNQNSGAEVYRATAVSYSHSDNLDQQMPFLSQAIFDGFPGNNGQVIDIRYPLPRD